In Quercus robur chromosome 11, dhQueRobu3.1, whole genome shotgun sequence, the following proteins share a genomic window:
- the LOC126704997 gene encoding uncharacterized protein LOC126704997, translated as MAGDPSKRNQNLYCAYHQEPGHVTDECRNLKNYVDRLVREGKLGHLLQRPEQSNVDTRQSTLRPPIGTINVILAAPGRTGSGPFRVMSVGRFPTESGEKESKRARGRVPLIGFTEEDKEGTIQPHDDALVVTLRIGGYDVRRVLVDQGSAVEVMYPDLYKGLNLKQEDLSPYNTPLLSFEGKIVIPKGMIRLPVQTDIEIVEVDFIVVDAYSPYTAIVARPWLHTLGAVSSTLHQKVKYPSEGRIKEIVGDQGMARHCMVSAIARRLSDAPSTSTGNTL; from the coding sequence ATGGCAGGtgacccctcaaaacgcaatcagaacCTATATTGTGCGTATCACCAAGAGCCCGGCCATGTCACAGACGAATGTAGGAATCTGAAGAACTATGTGGATCGACtcgtccgagaaggaaagctaggGCATCTGTTGCAACGTCCTGAGCAGTCAAATGTCGATACCAGGCAAAGCACCTTGAGGCCACCCAtcggcacgataaatgtcattcttgccgcacctgggagaaccggCTCCGGCCCattcagagtaatgtcagtagGTAGGTTCCCGACAGAGTCAGGCGAAAAGGAATCCAAGAGGGCTAGAGGGAGAGTGCCATTAATTGGATTCACGGAAGAGGACAAagagggaactattcagccccATGACGACGCCCTAGTCGTGACactcagaataggaggttatgacgtgaggagggtgttagttgatcagggcAGCGCCGTGGAGGTGATGTACCCGGACCTATATAAAGGGCTGAATTTAAAGCAGGAGGACCTGTCGCCATACAACACTCCTCTGCTTAGCTTTGAgggaaaaatcgtcatccctAAGGGCATGATCAGattgcctgtgcaaacagacatAGAAATAGTGGAAGTGGATTTCATTGTGGTGGACGCATACTCACCCTACACGGCTATTGTggcacggccatggcttcataCGCTAGGGGCTGTGTCATCTACCCTGCACCAGAAGGTGAAGTATCCCTCAGAGGGccgaatcaaagagatagtgGGGGATCAAGGAATGGCCAGGCATTGCATGGTATCGGCCATTGCTCGACGATTAAGCGACGCGCCTTCCACTTCAACCGGGAAta